A genomic segment from Tolypothrix sp. NIES-4075 encodes:
- a CDS encoding type IV pilus twitching motility protein PilT, producing MTESQRPANSTPIAARNIPPLPPPPPASLSTQRQATQTLDMTPEKTANRAAMNAAPPPPPVSVPVASHRPGTPPPMPGAVPRKSSPGMTLAQLIKEAYDKGFSDIHLGVGEVPRFRNRGEMQPTEYPETDKETFISWVREVLTEGELKHFEEYLEFDGATQYDFARVRINIFDSLKGYAMVMRLIPLKILTIDQLNLPPVFRDICHYHKGLILVTGPTGSGKSTTMAAMVDYINKEMAKHIITIEDPIEFVHKSQKSLVKQREVGMHTRKFDNALKAALREDPDLILVGEMRDKETVNTALKAAQTGHLVMGTLHTNSAVKTIERILNLFSAGEQDAMRVALAESLVAVIAQGLCRTTDGKRAAFHDILINTDAVKDWVKDGKYDEITELMKQAGFDGMITMNQSLLNLYQEGRITEETALEMSPTPNEMAQFLRGRV from the coding sequence ATGACAGAATCACAGCGTCCAGCAAATTCTACACCGATCGCAGCCCGTAATATCCCCCCACTGCCCCCACCACCACCAGCAAGCTTAAGCACCCAGCGTCAAGCTACCCAAACTTTGGACATGACACCAGAAAAGACTGCCAACCGTGCCGCGATGAATGCTGCACCACCTCCACCACCAGTTTCTGTGCCTGTTGCCTCTCATCGTCCGGGTACTCCACCACCAATGCCTGGTGCAGTTCCTAGAAAAAGCAGTCCGGGAATGACTTTAGCCCAGTTGATTAAAGAAGCTTACGATAAAGGTTTTTCTGATATTCATTTGGGTGTCGGTGAAGTGCCTCGCTTCCGCAACCGAGGAGAAATGCAGCCAACAGAATATCCAGAAACAGATAAAGAGACTTTTATAAGTTGGGTGCGGGAGGTGCTGACAGAAGGAGAACTTAAGCACTTTGAAGAATATCTAGAATTTGATGGAGCAACTCAGTACGACTTTGCCCGTGTGCGGATTAATATCTTTGACTCTCTCAAAGGCTATGCAATGGTAATGCGGTTAATTCCGTTGAAAATCCTCACCATAGATCAATTAAACTTACCCCCAGTTTTTCGCGATATCTGCCACTACCATAAAGGTTTGATTTTAGTGACCGGTCCGACTGGTTCTGGTAAATCCACCACAATGGCGGCGATGGTTGATTACATTAATAAGGAGATGGCTAAACACATCATCACCATCGAAGATCCAATCGAGTTTGTCCACAAAAGCCAAAAGTCGTTGGTTAAACAACGGGAAGTAGGAATGCACACCCGAAAATTTGACAACGCTTTGAAAGCAGCTTTGCGGGAAGACCCAGATTTGATTCTGGTCGGGGAAATGCGGGATAAAGAAACGGTCAACACTGCCCTGAAAGCCGCTCAAACAGGTCACTTGGTAATGGGAACCCTCCACACCAACAGCGCTGTAAAAACGATTGAAAGAATTCTTAACCTTTTCTCAGCTGGAGAACAGGATGCGATGCGGGTAGCGCTTGCTGAGTCTTTGGTGGCAGTAATTGCTCAAGGTTTGTGTCGCACGACTGATGGCAAACGTGCTGCTTTCCACGATATCCTAATTAATACCGACGCAGTTAAAGACTGGGTGAAAGACGGTAAATATGATGAAATTACCGAGCTGATGAAGCAAGCCGGTTTTGACGGTATGATTACAATGAATCAGTCTTTGCTCAACCTTTATCAAGAAGGTCGCATTACTGAAGAAACAGCTTTGGAGATGTCACCAACTCCTAACGAAATGGCACAGTTTCTCCGAGGTCGAGTTTAA
- a CDS encoding mechanosensitive ion channel family protein: MNADISAVKDKIQGMINAFIVLLPNIVLALIVFVIFFFVARSIKQVVKRLTHNRRHARNLGMVLGRLAQGTTILVGLFVALSIVIPTFKAGDLIQLLGISGVAIGFAFRDILQNFLAGILILLTEPFQIDDQIVFKNFEGTVENIQTRATTIKTYDGRRIVIPNSELFTNSITVNTAFDNRRLQYDVGIGYGDDIDRAKQLIMEAMHSVAEVLKDPAPDVLVMDLAESTVNIRARWWINPPRRADDLTSRDRVLSAIKKKLTENGIDLPFPTQQILFHDQTEETDGNRLRQREGWPSGKSEVPKSRRISDSLRQLAELRAQQNDNSKVDSQPTGDN; encoded by the coding sequence ATGAACGCAGATATATCCGCAGTTAAAGACAAAATTCAAGGAATGATTAATGCATTCATTGTCCTGCTGCCCAATATCGTGCTGGCGTTAATCGTCTTTGTCATCTTCTTTTTTGTTGCTAGGTCAATTAAGCAAGTGGTCAAACGCTTGACCCATAACCGTCGTCACGCCCGAAATTTGGGAATGGTACTCGGACGGCTAGCACAAGGTACAACAATTTTGGTGGGTCTATTTGTTGCTTTGTCAATAGTAATTCCTACATTTAAAGCAGGAGATTTAATACAATTATTAGGAATTAGCGGTGTGGCAATTGGTTTTGCCTTCCGCGATATTTTGCAAAATTTCTTAGCAGGCATTTTAATTCTGCTCACCGAACCGTTTCAAATCGATGACCAAATTGTGTTTAAAAACTTTGAGGGAACAGTCGAAAATATCCAGACACGCGCTACAACAATCAAAACTTACGATGGTCGGCGGATTGTCATTCCTAATTCGGAGCTGTTCACCAATTCTATAACCGTAAATACTGCCTTTGATAATCGCCGATTGCAGTACGATGTGGGTATTGGCTACGGCGATGATATCGACAGAGCAAAGCAGTTAATTATGGAGGCAATGCATAGCGTTGCGGAGGTTTTGAAAGACCCCGCTCCCGACGTGCTGGTGATGGATTTAGCTGAAAGTACTGTTAATATCCGCGCACGTTGGTGGATTAATCCGCCACGTCGTGCAGACGATCTTACCTCACGCGATCGCGTGCTATCTGCAATCAAGAAAAAGCTCACAGAAAACGGCATTGATTTACCCTTCCCAACGCAACAAATTTTGTTTCACGACCAAACAGAAGAAACAGATGGAAACAGATTGCGTCAGCGTGAAGGTTGGCCATCTGGTAAAAGCGAAGTACCAAAATCGCGTCGCATCAGCGATTCGCTCAGACAACTTGCTGAATTACGAGCGCAACAAAACGACAACAGCAAGGTAGATTCTCAACCTACTGGCGACAACTGA
- a CDS encoding DUF3611 family protein: MLNNLESLSHPPSKQQFLTTFRLVGRISFWVQLTLGAVSGIALLFAWFSRNVTIQTNNTAIGFGVFLGTVGILLLCFRVYWALRYRNLAKLIQTSNYQIHLKKEDVIKALRLGLIISLIGLLISFVASEATVAVILGKALAQPQGVAVYRPENLIRSLDIFVMLANVNMIGAHFFGAVTSLGLLYWVED; this comes from the coding sequence ATGTTAAATAATCTAGAATCATTGTCACATCCCCCAAGCAAACAGCAATTCCTCACTACTTTTCGTTTAGTAGGTCGCATTAGCTTCTGGGTACAGTTGACGCTAGGTGCTGTTTCCGGCATTGCTTTGTTGTTTGCTTGGTTTAGCCGCAACGTCACTATCCAAACGAACAATACAGCTATTGGGTTCGGTGTCTTTTTAGGTACTGTTGGTATTTTGTTGCTGTGCTTCCGTGTATATTGGGCTTTACGTTACAGAAATTTGGCTAAACTTATACAAACATCAAATTATCAAATCCATCTCAAAAAAGAAGACGTAATTAAAGCTTTACGTCTGGGACTAATTATTAGTTTAATCGGGCTATTAATATCTTTTGTTGCATCGGAAGCGACGGTTGCAGTTATATTAGGAAAAGCATTGGCGCAACCTCAAGGAGTCGCGGTTTATCGACCGGAAAATCTGATTCGTTCACTAGATATTTTTGTCATGTTAGCAAACGTCAACATGATTGGCGCTCACTTTTTTGGTGCAGTTACTTCTTTAGGTCTACTCTATTGGGTAGAAGATTAA
- a CDS encoding circadian clock KaiB family protein: MNPDKPLLPQLFKGIALFTPGGDLIYCIDPGKKGRWHLHLCAFLQEILDLPEPPHFLVPCYTATIDHWLDPRTQQVRTFAEAYPLVMRHQAVLNAVFGTGDLVWQAAPWQEGLCDRMVLSSYRSSFPQLWEDHDLIVRLEFSQAQVSPQPIAAIQKAEPKTQGFVLRLFVAGHSVNTERILQNLHELLERSLKHPYTLKVVDVLTNPEQAELDQVSATPTLVKVWPHPIRRMAGDLDNVEKILQMLGTKKATL; the protein is encoded by the coding sequence TTGAATCCAGATAAACCACTTTTACCCCAGTTGTTTAAGGGCATTGCGCTATTTACACCTGGAGGAGATTTAATTTATTGCATCGACCCTGGCAAAAAAGGTCGATGGCATTTGCATTTGTGCGCTTTTTTACAAGAAATTTTAGACTTACCAGAACCGCCTCATTTTTTAGTGCCTTGCTACACGGCAACTATTGACCACTGGTTAGATCCGCGCACTCAACAAGTACGAACTTTTGCGGAAGCTTATCCGTTGGTAATGCGACATCAAGCTGTGCTGAATGCTGTTTTTGGGACGGGGGATTTAGTTTGGCAAGCAGCTCCGTGGCAAGAGGGATTGTGCGATCGCATGGTATTATCTAGTTATCGATCTTCATTCCCCCAACTTTGGGAAGACCATGATTTAATTGTGCGTTTAGAATTCTCTCAAGCTCAAGTATCTCCTCAACCGATCGCCGCAATCCAAAAAGCCGAACCGAAAACCCAAGGCTTTGTTCTTCGCTTATTTGTTGCCGGACATAGTGTTAACACTGAACGCATTCTTCAAAATCTACACGAATTATTAGAGCGATCGCTTAAGCATCCTTACACTTTAAAAGTTGTTGATGTTTTGACAAATCCTGAACAAGCAGAACTCGATCAAGTTTCCGCAACTCCCACCCTCGTTAAAGTTTGGCCCCACCCAATTCGGCGAATGGCTGGGGATTTAGATAATGTGGAAAAAATCTTGCAAATGTTAGGAACTAAAAAAGCCACATTGTAG
- a CDS encoding DUF389 domain-containing protein, producing MLDIGDRFRNFRQRSLEPTQVEQLKTDFLEESTPNPTYLILIVSSCAIATFGLLTNSAAVIIGAMIIAPLMLPIRGLAFGALAGNIKLFRQGIIALVIGTLMAVAIACSLGWLVGISNFGSEVLSRSKPTLLDLGIAVVAGAISGYAKVQPKISTSLAGTAIAVALMPPVCVIGLGLSQANWSLSQGATLLYLTNLLGITLACMLTFFIVGYSPLKRARTPLIWTLTLTGVLLIPLSVSFSELVRQARLESSVRKALLNRTVTFQRLSLLKSDTNWLTNPPQVRLSVRAKEPITPKQVRLLEAFLAKEMGQPFKLIFEVSQVEEVMGSTSSKKEFNKN from the coding sequence ATGCTTGATATTGGCGATCGCTTCCGAAACTTTAGGCAACGTAGCTTAGAACCAACCCAGGTAGAGCAGCTAAAGACAGACTTTCTAGAGGAATCTACCCCGAACCCAACGTATTTGATTTTAATTGTCAGTTCTTGTGCGATCGCTACATTTGGATTACTCACCAACAGCGCTGCTGTCATCATCGGTGCGATGATTATTGCACCGTTGATGCTGCCAATTAGAGGGTTAGCCTTTGGTGCTTTAGCAGGTAATATTAAGTTGTTTCGTCAAGGTATAATTGCGCTAGTAATAGGAACCCTGATGGCAGTTGCGATCGCCTGTAGTTTGGGTTGGCTAGTTGGCATTTCCAACTTTGGTAGTGAAGTGCTATCTCGTTCTAAACCCACTTTGCTAGATTTGGGTATCGCGGTGGTAGCTGGTGCGATCAGTGGTTACGCCAAGGTGCAACCCAAAATTTCTACTAGTTTAGCAGGAACTGCGATCGCAGTTGCTCTCATGCCACCTGTTTGTGTTATAGGTTTAGGGTTGTCCCAAGCAAACTGGTCACTTAGTCAGGGAGCAACTTTACTCTACCTCACCAACCTCTTAGGCATTACCTTAGCGTGTATGCTGACGTTTTTCATTGTCGGCTATTCTCCACTGAAAAGGGCACGAACACCGTTAATTTGGACACTGACTTTAACAGGTGTTTTACTGATTCCTCTGAGCGTCAGTTTTTCTGAGTTAGTCAGACAAGCACGGCTGGAAAGCAGTGTCAGAAAGGCATTGCTAAACCGAACCGTGACCTTTCAACGCTTGAGTTTGCTTAAAAGCGATACTAACTGGCTAACCAATCCCCCACAAGTTAGATTAAGCGTGCGGGCAAAAGAACCTATTACCCCCAAGCAGGTGAGGTTGTTAGAAGCTTTTTTGGCAAAAGAAATGGGGCAACCTTTTAAGCTAATATTTGAGGTTAGCCAAGTTGAAGAAGTCATGGGATCAACTAGCTCTAAGAAAGAATTCAACAAAAACTAA